From the genome of Triticum aestivum cultivar Chinese Spring chromosome 1A, IWGSC CS RefSeq v2.1, whole genome shotgun sequence:
AGAAGTGAAGATTTTGTGCCGGCTTCTTGCTCAGCTGGGAGTTTGAAGAGGACGGCCGTGGCCATGGCCTTGGAGGAGGTGGAAGTTCCCGTCCCCACAGAGAAGTTGTCCACGGATCCAAATCTGTAAGCAGAAAGAAAAGAACCTGATCTTGGATTTCTTCACTTGCGTTATTCAGAGTCATCCTAGTCCACCATACGTTCCCTTATTCAACTGGATGACCGCAGAGACGGGGGAAGGCGGGGTGGTGTTGTGCTGGTGGCCACCGGGAGCTTCAACCTTCCCACCTACATGCACAAGCATGTTTGGTAAGCCGCAACACCTGTTAAATCTGTTTAGCAACTCTGAAGTGTTGTGTTAATATTAGAACAAGCTGAGAATCAGAACAAACAGATTACATATTACCCCATCTCTTGTTTCATACGTACAGAGCTTGCGAAGGATGGGTTGCAGCAGCGAGGGTAATCGGTGCTGGGATGTTACTGCCTTAATGGATACATGTCCCTGGTGAACCGATGCTAACAAGAAGAAGGTACTATGCGGAACTGGAAATGTGTATGGGTTTGTGTTAACACCACATTCTCATGACCGAATTTGCAATTTGGGGCTGCTCATGACCTCTTGCCGTCTGCTCACCGGATTCGCCTCTGCGAATTGGCATGTTGAAGCTCGTCTTTCGTGATGGTTGATCCATGCATAATAACCTGATTTTTCATGTTATCAGTACATGCGTACCATTGGATTTTCGCTGTCACATAAGGTACTTTCAGTTCAGATGATGTGTTCATTTGATGGACACATTCTTGTGTTCTTGATACAGGCAATGCAGAAAGGTCATCAGCGTACCTTGACCATTCTCTCAAGAGTTAAGAATTCTTTTGTGCAAGGACGGCTTAGCTGATCAAGGTATGTGACAATGATTTTTGTTGTTGCAACACAGTAGTGTCTTCTCTCACATTGTTGGATCACCAATTGTATCAGTACTATAACACTGTATATAAATCAGTTGTTTACGACTTGCGTTTTGTCTCAGGAAGTGTCAAGGTAATGCTGCTATGTGGTTCTGACCTGCTCGAGTCATTCAGCAAGCCAGGGGTTTGGATTCCAGATCAGGTACAAAACTTGAACACTTTTTGGTACCGAAAGGGGATGGGAGCAACAAGTCTGAATCAAAGAGTATGTTTTGAATCTTCGTTGCATTGCACAATATTTTTATTGTTCTAAGAAATTCATGTAGTTGTATATGGAACATTTCCTTGATGTGATGGTCGGGCATATTTGTTTACTAAATCATACTTCCAGATTACCTTTGTCGGCAACTCTAAATATTTCTTAGATGGCTTACCACAAGCATTAGTCCTGCAAAAACATATACTCTAAACAGGTTCATGATAGATCAACAAAATGTTGTTGATGCTCTCACCTATTAGGAGATGcacatgaaaaaaaaagatatgctAAAGTTGGCGTAGTTCCAACAAACAGACATTCAAATGCATCATTTTGTACTCAGGGAGCAGGAAGTGTGACTTCTTTAGTTTTCAAAATTAGAATGGATCACGTGTACTCCAGATGTTTTCAGTTTAAATAATCATGCACATTCTCAATCATGTGGTGTGCAAAAGTGGGTTTATACAGATTTATACAATTCATTGTAACATCCTGGAGCTGGATAGATGCTATATTACTTTGTAGAACGATTGTGTTGGTGGTTATGTTGATGGAACTTGATATAGTAAAGTCACTTTCCTGTATTTACTTGATATAGTAAAGGCAATTTGTGCAACACAAATCTAGTTTCATTATCCTCATATAGTCAGTATGTAAAATGAACGGCTTATAGCATTTTGCTGTGCAACTGTTTATTAGTTAGAACTCTATTATCAAAAATCTAATCATGAGTAATGCtgcaacagtcaaagaaagaagtCGAACCTGAAGAAGTCCTCGGAAGAATCACAGCTGCGTGTGCCCGGCTGGTTCAGGGGACGCGACAGGCGCTGGCGCCCTGCCCCGGCGGGCGTGTGCGCGGCGGCGTGGGTGCCAGTGCAgggcgggcgcggcggtgcgggTGCCGGGGCAGGCTCTCTCCTGGGCACTGGCGATCTCGCAGGACGGATGCCACGCTACGAGCGGCAACAATCGGCGATGGCGATCGTGCACGGAGGTGACGTGACGGTGCAGTGCGGCGTGGTCGCCGCGCAGGCAGGAGACGCCGTTGGTTGGCGGCGTATGTGCCTGGCGGTGAGGTCAAGGTCAAGGGCGTGAAGTTCCCTTAGCTTGCGATCTGATTTTCCGTGATTGTAGGGGACGCTGGGCTGGTTGTTAGTTTGCGATCTGATTTTCGTGATTGTAGGGGACGTTGGGCTGGTTGTTAGTTTGCGATCTGATTTCCGTGATTGTAGGGGACGCGCGGGGCTGGTTGTTCGACTACTACTCTCATGATGAAGTACGGTCAGTCATTGGTAAATGCTAAGTGCACACGGTTTGGATTAATGATGGCCGTTAGATTGAGACTTGTTGGCCTAATCGTGTGGTGCTGATTGGCTCGTGCGTTATTGTGGGACTAATTGCGGGTGCATGTAAGAAAGTTTttatttgattgtttaatagtagtagagattGGTTCTAATACTGTAAACCTTATCACTGGCATAATACTAGCGGCGTAGGCCCACAACGCCAGTAACTGTGTTTTACGAACACCGCTAGTAGGCAAATAATGAGTATTTGCATGAGATACATGAGTACTTCTTTTTGAACACGTGCCAAAACATGAACATCTCTTTAAGATACATGAACATTTCCTTCACATGTAAGAATCCTTCCGAAATACTCTTATGGATGTGCATGGACATTTATAGTTACATACGAGAGCATTTATGAAAATACATGTACATTTTCCCATAAATGCAAAGATTTATTTTGATACATGTGGACATTTCTTTTCGCATACAGTTACATTTTAAAAAGCTGGTAGACACTTTAATACGTAGAAAAAATATTAGAATGCCTTGAAATTTTAATTATTTATTGAAACGATTGTATGAACATTTTATATTTATCTCTTTTCCTACTTTTAGATTATTCTGTGTTTTGCACAAAAAAAAGGTCTAGAAGGCTGAAAATAGCACGCGTCGGCCCGCGGCCATTCCGGGTGTGGGAAGCCCATGTGAGCGAGGCGCCGCTGCAGAAAGCTCACAAACACAGCTCCGAGCGAGGTGACGAGCTGACGAGCTGTGTTTGTTCCGGCGAACTGACGAGCTGTATTTGTTCCGCCCGCTCGCGAGACTAGCTAGGGTTTACACTCCGCTCTcctctcctccgccatctccgagcGAGGTCGAGCGGCGGCGGGTACTGTCTCCCGGCCGGTCGTGCTCAAGGAAGGTAACGCCGTTTTTcgcttctcctctctcctcctgaGAGACGCCTCCCTCTTCGTTCGTTGGTTCCCCGATCTGATTCGACATGTAGacggtttttttctttctttttgattCGCTTTCTTGATTGATAGGGGAAACCAAACCGGTAGTATCACCCTCATCCTTAAAGTTGGTTAATGTTGTAAAGCCATTCTCCTAGGTACTACTAGTAGAAAGTATGTTTTTTGCCTAGGGTTGCAGAAAATACTAGTAGTATTTCTAGTTGAACAAATTGGCCCTGTGAACTCAACTCATCAGCTGTGGCAAAATGTTTGATTTCCTTACTTTCTTTCTTGCCCAACCAAGAGCCACAAGAACCAACAATTATATGTATATAAGCTCTGGTTTTCATGTTCAGATCCAGCAATTAGTAGTAATTCTGCTTGCAGAAATGTTTGCGTCAATTCTAGCTCGTTTCTTTGTATTCTCTTAGTTAGTTCATTATTCAGGCTCTGCTTGCTACTTAATTAGTTAATTATGGTGGTAGATAGTTTAATTTAATTATGTGCCCTGGACCATAATTTTTTCTTTCTAACAATCTAGAGACAGACAAGGTGCTAGCTACTTCAATAAATCTCCATGCTTGTGAAGGAAACACAAGTTTTGGATGGATACAGAAAAATGCTCAAAGTTCATCACTAGTATATTCTTCGTAACATATATCTCCATCTGTCTTCACATTCATGCATTATTCTGATATATTGTAAGTTTGAGTCCAGCTCTTTTGGTTGTTTTCTGAACCTTGATATATATTACCTGATTGCTACAGCTGAATTGAATTTGTTTGATGGAGGACCTACAGGAGGCTCTGATGACAGAGATTCTCAAGAGGATCACCACGATAAGTGATCTGAATTCTCTTTCCCTTGTGTCAAAGCAGCTCTGCAAGATAGAGGGGAATCAGAGGGGTGCTATCCGTGTTGGTTCCCGTCTTTGCACTGCTACAGAAGCACTGACATCATTGTGCGCCCGCTTCCCAAATCTGCGAAGAGTGGAAATCGATTACTTTGGTTGGATACCTGGACATGGAAGGCAGTTGGACAACAAAGGCTTTTCTGTGTTTTCATCTCACTATTCCTCACTGATTGACCTAACCTTAAGCTTCTGCTCATGCATCGATGACTCTGGGCTTGCTTGTTTAGCTTATTGCAAGACATTGGTGTCTCTCAGGCTCAACTCCGCACCAAAAATAACGTCAGTTGGGCTTTTCTCGGTTGCAGTTGGTTGCAGAAGTCTATCTGCTCTCCACCTTATTGATTGCGAGAAAATCGACACTGTAGAGTGGCTGGAATACCTTGGTAGGGATGGATCGTTGGAAGAGCTTGTAGTGAAGAATTGCCAAGGAATCAATCATCATGACTTTCTAAAGTTTGGTTCAGGATGGATGAAGCTCCAGAAGTTTGAGTTTGAGAGTAAAAGAGAAAGATATGATCGTCTTCCAGGTGATGTGGTCTATGACTCCTCGTACCATGCTCACAGCACGGATATATATGATTTCTGCTGTGAGAGTTTGAAGGATTTAAGGTTGGCTCATATTAAAACTTGGCCAGAAGTAGGTCTTCGTCTTGTCCTAGGGAAGTGTAAAGCATTGGAGAAGCTTTGCCTTGAGTATGTTCGTGCCCTAAATGACAATGACATTATTGCATTATCTCGGAGCTGCAGCAACCTTAAAAGCATCTCACTTTGGCTCAACCTGCAGCGCTACTCTAGTGATGTCAGCTATTGTGAGACGAGGACGTCATTTACTGATAACAGCCTTTACGCTCTAGCACGAAACTGTCGTATGCTTCAGATGGTAGACCTCAGCTTTATAGGATGTTCCCGTGACTGGCCATCAGAAATAGGATTCACACAAGAGGGTTTTCTGGTGCTCATTCAGTCCTGCCCGATTCGTGTTCTCGTGCTAAACACCGCCAACTTCTTTGATGACGAGGGGATGAAGGCCCTCTCATCCTCACCACATCTGGAGACACTCGAGCTTATATTGTGCCATGCGGTAACTGATGCTGGGATGCACTTCATTGCGCACACCCCATGCTTGAGTAATCTCACACTTCGGTTGTGTCATAACGTTACTGATGTGGGAGTGGCTGAACTGGGACATGCACATAAGTTAGAATCTTTGGTTGTCGAGTATTGTGGTGAGGTCTCTCTGCAAGCTGTGCAGGGTGTTGCCAAGTTAGTTCACTACAGTGACTATTCATATTTCTTTATGAAGAAAATTGGTCTTGGCGCCTATTGATGAAGTGGTCTCCAAATTTTCAGTATGAATTTGCTGCTGAAGCCATTAAGTTGTTCAGTGTGGATCATCCGACCCAGATTCACCTCTCTGAACTTTTTGTTGCCCTCTACCTTTACGGCAATGATTTTCCTTTAGACAGTCTATAATGATGAATTCCAGATGGCAACTAATTAATGAAACTTTAGTAGTAGGCACAACTTGTGTATTATTGTCAACCGTAATTCTGGTTCCTTAATTTCTACCCTCTATAGCGAAACCGGCATAAGTAGGCCACAAGATTCCCTGTTTCTGCTGTGGAGGCACTATATGACCTTTTGGTGTTATTTGTATTATTTAAGCAAATGTCGTGAACCCTTTTTTCATTGGGTAAGTGATTTTGAAGACATATATCTGCCTGCTATGTTCGCGTGCCAATTTTGGTATGAATGAATGTAGTAATAAGTCAAGTTTTGATGCTTGTTTTGTTGATATTGACTCCATTGGAGGATGACTTTGATAGCTTCTCAAAAGAATAGTGCtagttactactccctctgtacgtCTTGCATTAGTGTACAGAGGTAGTAGCATAATTGTGGATGTATAGATTCCAAAATGACATGAAGTTGAGGTACAACTGAAACTTGAGTGACTACTAAAAGCATATAGCATATCCATCATATCATGTCTTCGCTCTGGACATCCAACACTCAAAAACATTTTCTTAACTTTTTTAGGGGGCCACATCTCTTTTTACCTATCAAGAGTATATATGTTGATAGCTCGTTGCATCAGTTCAGCTAGTAGGAACAGCATTTGCCTTGTATTTGTAGCTCATCAAGATGCCAACTTTGCTTTGCTGGCTATTTAATTTCTGTTTTTATACCTGAGCTAAAATGAAACACGCACCTTTCTCTTGCTAAAAAAAGGGAGAATAGTTTATTTGTTTACATTAGCAATCCGGCAGATGTACAGGAAGCGCCGCCATGGCAATCCGGCAAACGTACAGGAGGTTGCAGTTCTTCTTCAGTTTGTGTGGGGTGTGGCCAAGATGCTGCTTGCTTCTAGATGCCTTGAATTTCACAAGATGCAGCCAAACACACAAATTACATTGTTCACTAGTTGGCTAAGTAAAAACCCTGGAGGTTCATTAGTCCAACTATCGTCACACTTCTTACAAAAACTGAACTTGCTAGCCCGTGAGCTACAGAGTTTGCATCACTGTCTAGGAAAAAATTCACAGGAGAAAATTAATCTGTCATTTTTTCCACAGGAGAAAACAGAGGAATAGATGGCGACACTGAAGAAGAAAATTTTGGCGTGTCAGATGTTACACGGCAACCAACACATACATGGGCTGGTAGACGTACAAAAAGCGCCAATAACCCACTTGAGTTTGTATTTTGTTCAATTTGTGTGGTCAAGATGCTGCTTGGCTGCACAGGCTTTGAGTTCCAGAAAGTTGCAGCCATGGCCTCATATTCCCACGGACACACGACTTCCAACAAGACTTGTGTTAAACAGAATTCAACACCGAAACCTTTATTTCTACCACTGCCGCTGGATAGAATTCAAGCATGGAATTTTCCCGCAATTTGTAGTTGCATTGCATCGCGCCACCCTTCATGAGTCCTTATCTATACTTGGTCCATGTACCAGCTGAGAAGCGAAAAGGAAAACCTTTTAGAGAATAGCTTAAGACATATATAATGAAGCAGTTTTACATGATCAAATAAACAAGGAAGGATACCATCAAAGAAAAACTCTACTGCATTGTTAACTCAAGTCGTTCAGTGCATGAGTTGTTGATGGAGGAGAATTGGAAATATATGAGCAGGCGTACGCCGTGGGTATTGCTTTCTAGGAATAAGTCCTGTGTCATTTTTCCATGAGCAGTTTTAACATGATCCCTCTTACCCcctcttttcacatgagaggtaagagtataAAATAGATCTTAGCCGTTGATCTCATCAATGAATGGCTTGATTgactcttaccttcttacctcacATGTAAAAAAAGGAGGTAAGAAGGACCATGTTAAAATTTGCCTTTTCCATAGGAATGAGGAGAGAAAATAGAGGAAGAGATGGCAGACACTGAACAAGGAAAACCGGCGCCCAGCAGCAGTTGCCAAAGGGATGTGCCAGCGTCCCAACAAAGAGCTTGGAACTTCCAGCAGGCAGAGATGGCAACACTGAAGGATAGTCATCCAGTAGCAGCTTAAGACACTGAAACTTTTGTTTTACCATCGGTAGAATCCCACGTTTAATCGTTGCGTTGCACCACAAGTCATGGTTCCGAAAAGCCAATAAGGGAAACATTAGTACTGTAGAGAACAGCTAAAGACAAGCTGCTTCAATTTCTTTAGCGGAATTGCCATACAAGTTACATGACCAAATAAACAAGAAATACTGATGGTGAAGGACTCGAATCATGCAGATACATGTCTTGCACGAATCTTGGAGCAACCGACAGTCTTCTTCACCACAAGCCTCATTCGCAGGGACCTTGATTTTAAGAGTTCGTTCAGACGATGTTGAGGACTGAGGCACTGCTGCTCCCAGCCGAAGCACCCGGACGAAGGACAAGATTGCTGCAGTGCCGGGAATGCAGCTCCCGTGCAGACAATGTTGAGCATGTCAAAAAGAAAAGCCATAGTAATAGTTGAGTTCTTCTGATTATTCTCTGAAGTAAGGAAGCAATAGTAATACACCCTTTAGATTACTCATAGATTACAAAAGGGCATACCTGGGAGTATTGGCGTGTCGGATGCTACACTGCAATCAACACATATGCCGGCAGGCAAACATACAGAAAGCGCCAGTAACCCACTCGAGCTTGGATTTTTGCTTCAATTTGTGTGGTCAAGATGCTGCTTGGCTGTACAGGCTTTGAATTCCACAAGTTGCAGCAACTGCCTCATATTCCGTCGGACACATGACTTCCAACAAGACTTGGTGTCTAGGATTTGTATTAACCAAAATCCAACACAAGCCTTTATTTTTACCGCCGCCGGTGGATAGACTTCCAGCACGGAATTTTTCCACAATTTATAGTTGTGTCCCGACTCCTTGTGCTAAATCTTTTGTTCTACGTACCAGCTGAAAAGCGAAAAGGAAAACATTGGTACTGTGGAGAATAGCTTAAGACAGGTTGCTTCCATTCTTTATGGGATTGCCATAACTGAAGTAGTTACAAGTTACACGATCAAATGAGCAAGAAGTACTGTCAAACCTATCACAGGCCATACCATCTGATAAAAACTCTACTGCAATGTTAACTCGAGTGTATAAGGTGCATAAGCTGTAGATGAAGGAGATCTGGAATATTTTCGGGAATTCTATCCCTGCCGTCAGTTTCTTGGAATAATTACTGTGTCATTTTTTCCGCAGGCATGAGAAAAGAAATAGAGGAATGATCCAAGAAGCAAGCACTTCTATTCTATATTGTCATAAGAACTTTAGGTTTCTTTGATTTTTGCAGAAACAGAAGCAGATTTAATTTAGACAAACTGATTGTCATGCACGGACCTGAAGAGCATACAAGATAAACCTTTATTCACGTGCCAAGAGGTGCATGTCGAATCAAATTTTAGGTGCATAGTATGTTACATATGGATTTGCAAACCTGAATCTTGAGTTCTTTGGCTTGTTGTCGTTTTTATAATTGAATGTATTAGCATATCTCAAAATTTTCATTTATATCATTAAACAGAATAAGCAGTGTCACACAGACCCTCTTGTAAGTAGGTTATCTTCAGTAGCGATGATTTAATAGATCTAAGCAGAGTCATTGGTTCTGAAAATTTATCACACGTTACTAGTGCGTTTTTTTTGTTTCAACAGACAGCCGTGTGCCTCTTCCTGGGACGCTGCTCTGTGTGCCTCTTCCAGGGACACTGCTCCGTGTGCCCCTTCCCGGGAAGCTGCTCCTTGTGGTGCCTCTGCCCTGTACGACGCTCTCCGGCTGCTGCTTCGACCCAAGTTCCGACACCATGTAGCTCGTCAAGGTATCATTTCCTCTCtgctctatctctctcactcttGCATGTTCTGCATGTCCCTCTCATCAATTACCTGGAGATGTTTCTTAATACACCAATTTGTGTGTCTAGTATAAGATTTGAAAAGATGAGATGAGCTCTTGTCTGATTATCCGCACAATTTTTTCTTCTGCTCTGTCTAGTATATTCCTGATTATGTATTCATGCCCGACCCTAACTCTAGCAGCAGCACTAACGGTACGCCATGCCCAATCATGTCCCATGTCTAGCGCTAGCAATTGCATAGCTTCCAGTGCAAGACTGCAATTTTTTTGTGGTTGTTATACGTAATACAGATTTGCTTTTCCTAAAACCACATGGTACTAGTTGTATACCACACAAGGGAAAGAATTTCAGTATTAGA
Proteins encoded in this window:
- the LOC123188222 gene encoding F-box/LRR-repeat protein 14 produces the protein MEDLQEALMTEILKRITTISDLNSLSLVSKQLCKIEGNQRGAIRVGSRLCTATEALTSLCARFPNLRRVEIDYFGWIPGHGRQLDNKGFSVFSSHYSSLIDLTLSFCSCIDDSGLACLAYCKTLVSLRLNSAPKITSVGLFSVAVGCRSLSALHLIDCEKIDTVEWLEYLGRDGSLEELVVKNCQGINHHDFLKFGSGWMKLQKFEFESKRERYDRLPGDVVYDSSYHAHSTDIYDFCCESLKDLRLAHIKTWPEVGLRLVLGKCKALEKLCLEYVRALNDNDIIALSRSCSNLKSISLWLNLQRYSSDVSYCETRTSFTDNSLYALARNCRMLQMVDLSFIGCSRDWPSEIGFTQEGFLVLIQSCPIRVLVLNTANFFDDEGMKALSSSPHLETLELILCHAVTDAGMHFIAHTPCLSNLTLRLCHNVTDVGVAELGHAHKLESLVVEYCGEVSLQAVQGVAKLVHYSDYSYFFMKKIGLGAY